A genomic region of Serinus canaria isolate serCan28SL12 chromosome 1A, serCan2020, whole genome shotgun sequence contains the following coding sequences:
- the NOL12 gene encoding nucleolar protein 12 isoform X1, translated as MGRKKNKKAAGGRERRLVVTFDEERRREYLTGFHKRKVERRKAALEEIKRKLKEEERKIKEERHQEYLKMLSEREEALEEADELEHLVTSQTESVNIDHPNHIVTVTTISDLDLSGARQLGLSSPVGKTDGSEEEKGEEVENKPVRTMPKKSRNPFLSEKISSLTATLHMHSQKKTKRKRSQGQGQRKKIQKSSTGRTTKTQRRRLTGKMGRDQD; from the exons ATGGGCCgcaagaagaacaagaaggcTGCGGGCGGCCGCGAGAGGCGGCTGGTGGTGACTTTCGACGAGGAGCGGCGGAG GGAGTACCTGACCGGCTTCCACAAGCGCAAGGTGGAGCGAAGGAAGGCGGCGCTGGAGGAGATCAAACGGAAgctgaaggaagaggagaggaaaattaaagAGGAG CGGCACCAGGAGTATCTGAAGATGCTGAGCGAGAGGGAGGAGGCGCTCG AGGAGGCTGATGAATTGGAGCACTTGGTGACATCGCAGACGGAGTCTGTGAACATCGACCACCCAAACCACATTGTAACAGTGACCACCATCAGCGACCTGGACCTCTCGGGGGCACGCCAGCTGGGACTGAGCAGCCCTGTG ggGAAAACTGATGGATCTGAAGaagagaaaggggaagaggTGGAGAACAAGCCTGTGAGAACGATGCCCAAGAAGTCCAGAAACCCTTTCCTGTCTGAAAA AATCTCATCTCTTACTGCCACGCTGCACATGCACAGCcagaagaagacaaaaagaaagagatcCCAAGGGCAAGGCCAGCGTAAGAAGATCCAGAAGTCCAGCACAGGGCGAACCACCAAGACTCAGCGTCGGAGGCTGACTGGCAAAATGGGCCGTGACCAGGAttaa
- the NOL12 gene encoding nucleolar protein 12 isoform X2, translating to MGRKKNKKAAGGRERRLVVTFDEERRREYLTGFHKRKVERRKAALEEIKRKLKEEERKIKEEEADELEHLVTSQTESVNIDHPNHIVTVTTISDLDLSGARQLGLSSPVGKTDGSEEEKGEEVENKPVRTMPKKSRNPFLSEKISSLTATLHMHSQKKTKRKRSQGQGQRKKIQKSSTGRTTKTQRRRLTGKMGRDQD from the exons ATGGGCCgcaagaagaacaagaaggcTGCGGGCGGCCGCGAGAGGCGGCTGGTGGTGACTTTCGACGAGGAGCGGCGGAG GGAGTACCTGACCGGCTTCCACAAGCGCAAGGTGGAGCGAAGGAAGGCGGCGCTGGAGGAGATCAAACGGAAgctgaaggaagaggagaggaaaattaaagAGGAG GAGGCTGATGAATTGGAGCACTTGGTGACATCGCAGACGGAGTCTGTGAACATCGACCACCCAAACCACATTGTAACAGTGACCACCATCAGCGACCTGGACCTCTCGGGGGCACGCCAGCTGGGACTGAGCAGCCCTGTG ggGAAAACTGATGGATCTGAAGaagagaaaggggaagaggTGGAGAACAAGCCTGTGAGAACGATGCCCAAGAAGTCCAGAAACCCTTTCCTGTCTGAAAA AATCTCATCTCTTACTGCCACGCTGCACATGCACAGCcagaagaagacaaaaagaaagagatcCCAAGGGCAAGGCCAGCGTAAGAAGATCCAGAAGTCCAGCACAGGGCGAACCACCAAGACTCAGCGTCGGAGGCTGACTGGCAAAATGGGCCGTGACCAGGAttaa
- the LOC103813243 gene encoding arf-GAP with dual PH domain-containing protein 1-like isoform X1, whose product MAGGNERSMKALKEVWKRTENSLCMDCGKPDPDWASSTLGVFICLSCSGIHRNIPSISKVKSLKMDYWDDAQVQFLAKHGNAVTKAIYEAHIPIYYYQPTYNDCQVLREQWIRAKYERKEFTEPGKQLPYSDGVKEGILWKRGRDNGQFLPRKFLLSEREGCLKYFTKQDAKEPKINVKIDVINATFQPEKIGNPNGLQITYLKDNKTRNIFVYHESGKEIVDWFNAIRSVQFHYLKVAFPIASDNEIKNRLTRNFLKEGYMEKTGPKQREAFKKRWFTLDHRRLMYFKDPLDAFAKGEVFVGSGENGYSVQKGLPSGTQGNFSWHYGITIVTPDREYLFTCETETDQLEWIRAFTSVINQAMTPQEYAIEAYFKFKS is encoded by the exons ATGGCTGGAGGGAACGAGCGGAGCATGAAAGCCCTGAAGGAAGTGTGGAAAAGAACAGAGAACTCTCTGTGTATGGACTGCGGGAAGCCAG ATCCTGACTGGGCATCCTCTACTTTGGGTGTCTTTATATGCCTCAGCTGTTCAGGAATTCACCGCAACATCCCTAGCATCAGCAAAGTCAAATCCCTGAAGATGGACTACTGGGATGATGCTCAGGTGCAG TTTCTGGCCAAGCATGGGAATGCTGTGACTAAAGCCATATATGAAGCTCACATCCCTATTTACTATTACCAGCCAACCTACAATGACTGCCA AGTGCTGAGAGAACAGTGGATACGGGCCAAATATGAACGCAAAGAATTTACTGAGCCAGGAAAACAGCTGCCATATTCTGATG GGGTGAAGGAAGGCATCCTTTGGAAGCGAGGCCGAGACAACGGGCAGTTCCTACCCCGCAAGTTCCTCTTGTCTGAGAGAGAGGGATGTCTGAAGTATTTCACCAAGCAGGAT GCCAAAGAACCAAAAATCAATGTTAAAATAGATGTAATCAATGCAACATTCCAGCCAGAGAAGATTGGGAACCCCAATGGCCTGCAGATCACCTATCTCAAAGACAACAAGACCCGGAATATATTTGTCTACCATGAAAGTGGAAAG GAGATAGTGGACTGGTTCAACGCCATCCGCTCTGTGCAGTTCCATTACCTGAAGGTGGCATTTCCCATTGCCAGCGATAATGAG ATCAAAAATCGTCTGACGAGAAACTTCTTGAAGGAGGGATACATGGAAAAGACTGGTCCCAAG cagagagaggctTTTAAGAAGCGCTGGTTCACGCTGGATCACCGCAGGCTCATGTACTTCAAGGATCCTTTG GACGCATTTGCTAAGGGTGAGGTATTTGTGGGCAGTGGAGAGAATGGATATAGTGTCCAGAAGGGATTGCCTTCAGGGACACAGGGCAACTTCTCTTGGCACTACGGCATCACCATTGTCACCCCTGACCGGGAATACCTCTTCACCTGCGAGACAGAGACTGACCAGCTGGAGTGGATCAGAGCCTTCACTAGTGTCATCAACCAGGCCATGACACCACAGGAATATGCAA TTGAAGCCTACTTCAAGTTTAAATCCTAG
- the LOC103813243 gene encoding arf-GAP with dual PH domain-containing protein 1-like isoform X2, with amino-acid sequence MDYWDDAQVQFLAKHGNAVTKAIYEAHIPIYYYQPTYNDCQVLREQWIRAKYERKEFTEPGKQLPYSDGVKEGILWKRGRDNGQFLPRKFLLSEREGCLKYFTKQDAKEPKINVKIDVINATFQPEKIGNPNGLQITYLKDNKTRNIFVYHESGKEIVDWFNAIRSVQFHYLKVAFPIASDNEIKNRLTRNFLKEGYMEKTGPKQREAFKKRWFTLDHRRLMYFKDPLDAFAKGEVFVGSGENGYSVQKGLPSGTQGNFSWHYGITIVTPDREYLFTCETETDQLEWIRAFTSVINQAMTPQEYAIEAYFKFKS; translated from the exons ATGGACTACTGGGATGATGCTCAGGTGCAG TTTCTGGCCAAGCATGGGAATGCTGTGACTAAAGCCATATATGAAGCTCACATCCCTATTTACTATTACCAGCCAACCTACAATGACTGCCA AGTGCTGAGAGAACAGTGGATACGGGCCAAATATGAACGCAAAGAATTTACTGAGCCAGGAAAACAGCTGCCATATTCTGATG GGGTGAAGGAAGGCATCCTTTGGAAGCGAGGCCGAGACAACGGGCAGTTCCTACCCCGCAAGTTCCTCTTGTCTGAGAGAGAGGGATGTCTGAAGTATTTCACCAAGCAGGAT GCCAAAGAACCAAAAATCAATGTTAAAATAGATGTAATCAATGCAACATTCCAGCCAGAGAAGATTGGGAACCCCAATGGCCTGCAGATCACCTATCTCAAAGACAACAAGACCCGGAATATATTTGTCTACCATGAAAGTGGAAAG GAGATAGTGGACTGGTTCAACGCCATCCGCTCTGTGCAGTTCCATTACCTGAAGGTGGCATTTCCCATTGCCAGCGATAATGAG ATCAAAAATCGTCTGACGAGAAACTTCTTGAAGGAGGGATACATGGAAAAGACTGGTCCCAAG cagagagaggctTTTAAGAAGCGCTGGTTCACGCTGGATCACCGCAGGCTCATGTACTTCAAGGATCCTTTG GACGCATTTGCTAAGGGTGAGGTATTTGTGGGCAGTGGAGAGAATGGATATAGTGTCCAGAAGGGATTGCCTTCAGGGACACAGGGCAACTTCTCTTGGCACTACGGCATCACCATTGTCACCCCTGACCGGGAATACCTCTTCACCTGCGAGACAGAGACTGACCAGCTGGAGTGGATCAGAGCCTTCACTAGTGTCATCAACCAGGCCATGACACCACAGGAATATGCAA TTGAAGCCTACTTCAAGTTTAAATCCTAG
- the LOC103813600 gene encoding urotensin-2 receptor-like, with product MSYNTSLISPSPREDLKGDSFLEESSGRGDDSNVLGGDSLVTGPLGAVLLVMCLTGMVGNIYTVAVASGRVAGCSAGSLGVYMINLALADLLYLSTIPFVVCTYFAHDWFFGDVGCRLLLSLDLLTMHASIFLLTAMSLERYWAVAKPLRARRASNAYRRLASAVLWLLSLLLTAPMMAMTQLREGDGPPKRICVPAWTPAAFRLYLTVLFSTSVLAPGTVRGIVFARLARAYQSSAWGLGLPLAGRAPAQRLLSRISAIVVAYWACFLPFWAWQLAGLYQGERLGIGPTAQAYLNFGVTCLAYGNSCVNPFLYTLLASSRRCGRGRAGTGVARPAAPSQPAEGSHSIPLAFRELSGSERDSEG from the coding sequence ATGTCTTATAACACTTCTCTCATCAGCCCAAGTCCTAGAGAGGATCTCAAGGGTGACAGTTTCTTGGAGGAAAGCAGTGGCAGGGGTGATGACAGCAATgtcctgggaggggacagcctggTCACAGGGCCGCTgggtgcagtgctgctggtcaTGTGCCTCACTGGGATGGTGGGGAACATCTACACAGTGGCAGTGGCCTCGGGCAGGGTGGCAGGCTGCTCAGCAGGCTCCTTGGGGGTCTACATGATCAACCTTGCCCTGGCTGACCTCCTGTACCTTTCCACCATCCCCTTTGTGGTTTGCACCTATTTCGCCCATGACTGGTTCTTTGGGGATGTGGGTTGCAGGCTTTTGCTCAGCCTGGACCTCCTCACCATGCACGCCAGCATCTTCCTCCTGACTGCCATGAGCCTGGAGAGATACTGGGCGGTGGCCAAGCCTCTGCGGGCCCGGCGGGCCAGCAATGCCTACCGCAGACTGGCCAGTGCCGTCCTCTGGCTCCTCTCGCTCCTGCTCACGGCCCCCATGATGGCGATGACTCAGCTGCGGGAGGGGGATGGCCCCCCCAAGCGCATCTGCGTCCCCGCCTGGACGCCAGCGGCTTTCCGGCTCTACCTGACGGTGCTGTTCTCCACCAGCGTCCTGGCACCCGGCACCGTGCGGGGCATCGTCTTCGCCCGCCTGGCCCGCGCGTACCAGTCCTCAGCCTGGGGCCTGGGGCTGCCGCTGGCCGGCCGGGCCCCTGCCCAGCGGCTCCTCTCCAGGATCTCTGCCATCGTGGTGGCCTACTGGGCCTGCTTCCTCCCCTTCTGGGCCTGGCAGCTGGCCGGGCTGTACCAGGGAGAGAGGCTGGGCATCGGCCCCACCGCCCAGGCCTACCTTAACTTCGGTGTCACCTGCCTGGCCTACGGCAACAGCTGCGTCAACCCCTTCCTGTACACGCTGCTTGCCAGCAGCCGCCGCTGTGGCCGTGGCCGCGCTGGGACGGGCGTGGCGCGGCCTGCAGCGCCCTCTCAGCCGGCTGAGGGAAGCCACAGCATCCCCCTGGCTTTCAGAGAGCTGTCGGGCTCTGAGAGGGACAGCGAGGGGTGA
- the LGALS1 gene encoding galectin-1, giving the protein MSCGPVCTNLGLKPGQRLTVKGKIAPNAKSFVMNLGKDATLLGLHFNPRFDAHGDVNTIVCNSKKVEEWGAEHREAVFPFQKGGTAEITFGVNQNDVTVHLPGHQFTFPNRLNLSVFDYFDTQGDFTLQSLSWE; this is encoded by the exons atgTCTTGC GGACCAGTGTGCACCAACTTGGGTCTCAAGCCTGGCCAGCGCCTCACTGTCAAGGGGAAAATTGCACCAAATGCCAAGAG ctTTGTGATGAATCTGGGCAAGGATGCTACCCTCCTTGGACTTCACTTCAATCCTCGTTTTGATGCTCATGGCGATGTGAACACCATCGTGTGCAACTCAAAGAAGGTGGAAGAGTGGggtgcagagcacagggaggctgtctttcctttccagaaagggggcacagcagag ATCACTTTTGGTGTCAACCAAAATGATGTGACAGTCCACCTGCCAGGCCACCAGTTCACATTCCCTAACCGGCTTAACCTCTCTGTCTTTGACTACTTTGATACACAAGGGGACTTCACACTCCAGTCCCTCAGCTGGGAATAA